CCACTGCGACCGCAGATCCTTCCCTCTTCCATTGAAGCGCGCACCGTTTTGTATGAAAACGTCATGGAACTCGAAGCGCAAAAAACTCCTTTTAAATTGGTGCGCGAGAAGTTTTTAAATTACAGACTGCTTCGTGCATGGGTGAAAAAGAGTAACCAAGACGTGGTGCCAAGTTATGTGCTTTTTTATTCTACATGTAAAAAAGAGAAGATCAAAGCAAACATCGAATTCATCAACGAAGGTGTTGGTTTTTTCAGCAAAGAAGAGGCGCGGTTTATTGCACTTAAAACGTTTAATGTTGTGGCAAATACGCACTATGCCAGTGTCAAAGAAATGCTACAAAATCCCCCAACGGTGGAAATTGAAATGACATTTAGAAACGCGATAATGAAGTTATCCTTTGCCTCTTTAACCCCTCTTATCGTACTAGATGAGGTGAATGTGGGTGCTTATGAACTCTTCCTTCAAAGCAAAACTTACCATGACATTAGAGAAAATTTAGTATTAATTAGCTAAAATATTAGAATTTTCATTGATAAGGTTTCAAGAATGATAGATGTTATAGAAATTCAAAAAATACTTCCCCATCGCTATCCTTTTTTATTGATTGATCGTGTTGAAGAGCTGATTCCAGAGCAATCGATCAAGGCGTATAAAAACGTGACCATTGGTGAACAAATTTTTCAGGGGCATTTCCCTGGTCATCCCATCTATCCGGGTGTTATGATTTTAGAGGGCATGGCGCAAGCGGGCGGCGTGCTAGCATTTAAAAGTATGAACATGACCAATGAAGAGGCAGCGCAAAAAGTGGTTTATTTTATGAGCATTGACGGTGCTAAGTTTCGAGCCCCCGTTCGCCCTGGCGATAAATTGGAGTATCACATGAACGTCGTGAAACACAAAGGGTCTATTTGGGTTTTAGCCGGTAAGGCGTATGTCGGTGATGTACTGATGAGCGAGGCTGAACTTAAAGCCATGATCGTTGA
Above is a genomic segment from Sulfurospirillum halorespirans DSM 13726 containing:
- the fabZ gene encoding 3-hydroxyacyl-ACP dehydratase FabZ, encoding MIDVIEIQKILPHRYPFLLIDRVEELIPEQSIKAYKNVTIGEQIFQGHFPGHPIYPGVMILEGMAQAGGVLAFKSMNMTNEEAAQKVVYFMSIDGAKFRAPVRPGDKLEYHMNVVKHKGSIWVLAGKAYVGDVLMSEAELKAMIVDK